Proteins co-encoded in one Acidobacteriota bacterium genomic window:
- a CDS encoding 5'-nucleotidase, lipoprotein e(P4) family: MNSKKYLLSFVLAFCTSVASGNAQQPAPALQPSADLQYQVGATLYMQKAAEYRALAYQAFNLARWQLDADLDKKNLKKLPKEEQKKPRAVVVDIDETVLDNSPSQALSIKNKTPFNLNEWYTWGEMRKAKAIPGSVDFLNYAVSKGAKVFFVSNRDEVQKQATMDNLKNAGFADISAENVILRTTESTKEPRRNLILQKYRIVILMGDNLDDLSNVFERKSVTDRFAEVDKVKNDWGKRWIVLPNAMYGTWENAIYEYGRLTDAQKAEKRAAALELP, translated from the coding sequence ATGAATTCGAAGAAATACTTACTAAGTTTCGTACTTGCATTCTGTACGTCTGTCGCGTCCGGCAATGCCCAGCAGCCAGCACCGGCTCTGCAGCCATCAGCTGATCTGCAGTATCAGGTCGGAGCAACGCTATATATGCAAAAAGCGGCGGAATACCGTGCTCTCGCCTATCAGGCATTTAACCTGGCCCGCTGGCAGCTCGACGCTGACCTCGACAAAAAGAACCTCAAAAAACTTCCAAAAGAAGAGCAGAAAAAGCCGCGAGCCGTAGTCGTCGATATCGATGAGACCGTGCTCGACAATTCGCCGTCACAAGCCCTCTCGATCAAAAACAAAACTCCGTTCAATCTGAACGAATGGTACACATGGGGCGAGATGCGAAAGGCAAAGGCGATCCCCGGCTCGGTTGATTTTTTGAACTACGCCGTTTCAAAGGGGGCAAAAGTATTCTTTGTCTCGAACCGCGATGAGGTACAAAAGCAGGCAACGATGGACAATTTGAAGAACGCCGGTTTCGCGGATATTTCGGCTGAGAACGTCATCCTTCGCACAACCGAATCAACAAAAGAACCCCGACGGAACTTGATTTTGCAGAAATATCGCATCGTTATCCTGATGGGCGATAACCTTGATGACCTTTCGAACGTATTTGAACGGAAGAGCGTCACCGACCGCTTTGCTGAGGTCGATAAAGTAAAAAACGATTGGGGCAAACGCTGGATCGTCCTCCCTAACGCCATGTACGGCACCTGGGAAAACGCGATCTACGAATACGGCCGCCTGACCGATGCCCAAAAAGCAGAAAAACGTGCGGCAGCATTGGAATTGCCGTAA
- a CDS encoding IS110 family transposase translates to MTVYIGVDFHPYEQTVAYCDERDGEVRYRQFLHSDKQSLKAFYRKFGDEVVVGVEATGCLWWFEKLLFENGIKVKIGDPRLIRRAALSRHKNDFRDAETILDLLVNGSFPEITPRSERSREMLTMLNHRHFLVKKRTSIANTLQAFARSKGLDKFRLQTLKRQKELLDAVSTDMERLIVISRFSLYNELSKEIAAFDAKLAEEADKDAKTRLLMTHPGIGVVTALALIHTLGDVRRFRRKEEVVAFVGLDPLEKSSGEKRRIGSISKHGSRLTRHLLGQAAQTCRDHGIKAHYLQVSRRRGRPKAKVAAARKLLINCYVMLRDNISYEQFATGGAKLACARGQER, encoded by the coding sequence ATGACAGTATACATCGGGGTTGATTTTCACCCATACGAGCAGACGGTTGCTTATTGTGACGAGAGGGATGGAGAGGTGCGGTATCGGCAGTTTCTGCATTCGGACAAGCAGTCTTTGAAGGCGTTTTATCGCAAGTTTGGAGACGAGGTGGTTGTCGGGGTAGAGGCGACGGGTTGTTTGTGGTGGTTTGAAAAGCTGCTCTTTGAAAACGGAATAAAGGTAAAGATAGGTGATCCGAGGCTGATCAGGCGAGCTGCGTTGTCGCGACACAAGAACGACTTTCGTGATGCGGAGACGATCCTGGATCTCCTGGTGAACGGCTCGTTTCCCGAGATCACGCCGAGGAGCGAGCGGAGCCGCGAGATGCTCACGATGCTCAATCATCGGCATTTTCTGGTGAAGAAGCGTACATCGATCGCAAACACGCTACAGGCGTTCGCTCGATCGAAGGGGCTCGATAAGTTTCGGCTTCAGACACTTAAACGGCAGAAAGAGCTTCTCGATGCGGTTTCGACCGATATGGAGCGGCTCATCGTCATATCGCGGTTTTCTTTATACAACGAATTGTCTAAAGAGATAGCGGCCTTTGACGCGAAACTTGCGGAGGAGGCGGATAAAGATGCAAAGACGCGCCTTCTGATGACGCATCCGGGCATCGGAGTGGTCACCGCTCTGGCACTCATTCACACACTAGGCGACGTCCGCCGCTTTCGACGCAAGGAAGAGGTAGTCGCGTTCGTAGGACTGGACCCGCTGGAGAAAAGCTCCGGCGAGAAGAGACGAATAGGCTCGATCAGCAAGCATGGCTCGCGACTCACGAGGCATCTGCTCGGTCAGGCCGCCCAGACGTGCCGCGATCATGGGATCAAGGCACATTACTTACAAGTTAGCCGTCGACGCGGCCGCCCGAAAGCAAAAGTCGCAGCGGCCCGCAAACTGCTCATCAACTGTTACGTCATGCTTCGTGACAACATCAGCTACGAACAGTTTGCAACCGGCGGGGCGAAGTTGGCCTGTGCGAGGGGTCAGGAGAGGTGA
- a CDS encoding BON domain-containing protein, with amino-acid sequence MDRIKKYFALSFAVIALTIAGFGTQSFAAAKPEKSVEQQIYSKLRGLPRYGVFDNITYQVNGDTVVLSGKVITLGTKRDAATAVKDIPGIKNVVNNIEELPVGSFDDRIRRAALVTFTNRGPGQYFSTINPDVRIIVQNGRLTLEGFVSSRSDANTLNILANGINGVFEVTNNLIVGRDTRRS; translated from the coding sequence ATGGACAGAATTAAGAAATATTTCGCACTTTCATTCGCAGTTATCGCATTAACGATTGCCGGATTCGGCACTCAGAGTTTCGCGGCGGCGAAGCCCGAAAAATCAGTTGAGCAGCAGATCTATTCGAAGCTTCGCGGGCTGCCGCGGTATGGCGTTTTTGACAACATTACCTATCAGGTCAACGGCGACACGGTCGTTCTGAGCGGCAAGGTCATCACGCTCGGCACAAAACGTGACGCGGCTACGGCGGTCAAGGATATTCCCGGCATCAAGAATGTCGTGAATAACATCGAGGAACTGCCCGTCGGTTCATTCGACGACCGCATCCGGCGTGCTGCGTTGGTGACGTTCACTAATCGCGGCCCGGGACAGTACTTCTCGACGATCAACCCTGACGTCAGGATCATCGTCCAAAACGGCCGCCTAACGCTCGAGGGCTTCGTATCAAGCCGCAGCGACGCGAACACACTAAACATCCTCGCCAACGGTATCAACGGAGTCTTCGAGGTAACCAACAACCTCATCGTCGGCCGCGATACGCGAAGATCGTAA
- a CDS encoding tRNA (cytidine(34)-2'-O)-methyltransferase, with the protein MHIALYEPEIPPNTGNIARLCAATFTSLHIVGVTGFRMDDRTLKRSGLDYWDEVDLHRHIDMAELTASLPDSRFLFLTTKTDRLYTDWIYEPNDCLVFGPETRGLPEILLAENAGHCLTIPMPNPNVRSLNLANSVAIVLYEAIRQSTK; encoded by the coding sequence ATGCACATCGCCCTCTACGAACCCGAAATACCCCCAAACACCGGCAACATTGCCCGGCTGTGTGCGGCCACGTTTACGAGCCTGCATATCGTTGGTGTAACTGGATTTAGAATGGACGACCGGACGCTGAAACGCTCGGGGCTCGACTATTGGGACGAGGTCGATCTGCATCGGCATATCGACATGGCAGAGCTAACTGCGAGCCTGCCCGATTCTCGTTTTCTATTTCTGACGACTAAAACAGACCGCCTATATACCGACTGGATCTACGAGCCAAATGACTGCCTAGTCTTCGGCCCCGAAACCCGCGGCTTACCGGAAATTCTCCTCGCCGAAAACGCCGGCCACTGCCTCACCATCCCAATGCCAAACCCGAATGTCCGCAGCCTGAATCTCGCGAACAGCGTCGCGATCGTTCTTTATGAAGCGATCAGACAAAGTACAAAGTAA
- a CDS encoding sigma-70 family RNA polymerase sigma factor — MADGKLTDHELVDATRNGDESAFAEIMQRYRNPLTNYLYRFLNDYEEAVDLAQETFVRVYFALDRYHTQYAFSTYIYRIATNLAISEIRRRKRRKLLSLTGLFQGEDDSEVEFQPTDGKILADEELVDDERSQIIAKAIAALPEKYRVPVILRDVEGKSYDEVAQIMELGLGTTKSRISRGRALLKEKLQNYL; from the coding sequence ATGGCTGACGGAAAGCTCACCGACCACGAACTCGTCGACGCCACGCGCAATGGTGACGAATCTGCCTTTGCCGAGATAATGCAGCGTTACCGGAATCCGTTAACGAACTATCTCTATAGATTTTTGAATGATTACGAAGAGGCGGTCGACCTCGCTCAGGAGACATTTGTCAGGGTTTATTTTGCCCTCGACAGATATCACACTCAATATGCGTTTTCGACTTACATCTATCGTATCGCGACAAACCTCGCAATTAGTGAGATCCGCAGGCGAAAGCGGCGAAAGCTGCTTAGCTTGACCGGGCTCTTTCAGGGCGAGGACGACAGCGAGGTCGAGTTTCAACCGACGGACGGCAAGATACTGGCCGACGAGGAACTCGTCGATGACGAACGCAGCCAGATCATCGCCAAGGCGATCGCGGCCTTGCCTGAGAAATACCGCGTGCCCGTCATTCTTCGCGATGTCGAAGGGAAGTCCTACGATGAGGTCGCCCAAATCATGGAACTGGGCTTAGGTACCACAAAATCACGCATCAGCCGCGGGCGGGCGTTATTGAAAGAGAAATTGCAGAATTATTTATAA
- a CDS encoding amidohydrolase, protein MKKFTVLAVLFALSLCVHLNIVAQTSQADLVITNANIRTMDAKRTIAKSIAMLNGKIIAIGSDADTRSLVGANTRVIDAGGKTIVPGFNDAHVHFMETGSQLSSVDLRDAKTPAEFVARIKAFAAKLPKGRWILGGKWDHENWTPNALPTAALIDAATPDNPVFIDRLDGHMALANSLAMRLAGVNKETKEVDGGLIVRDASGNPAGVFKDAAMSYIYRVIPDSSWDEKMEFAQAATEHAASLGITSVTDVSGGTDVGVYQELIRQGKLKTRIYGCSPLSDYQRWARTGVRYAFGSAMLRVGCLKGYADGSLGSTTAWLFEPYLDDPKTSGLAGEDIPKTEEYVKAADKAGLQINIHAIGDKANATILDIYEKAIQANGPRDRRFRIEHSQHLRQEDIKRFGSLKVVASMQPFHIIDDGRWAWKRIDEKRLKGTYAFRTLLDTGAVLAFGSDSPVAPLNPLWGVYAAVTRRTLDDKNPNGWIPEQKISVDEAVRSFTWGSAYGEFQDSWKGTLEVGKLGDLVILSDDIFTIDPPKIWNVKVLKTIVDGKVVFESK, encoded by the coding sequence ATGAAAAAGTTTACCGTCCTCGCTGTCCTGTTTGCCCTTTCTCTGTGTGTGCATCTCAACATCGTCGCTCAAACGAGCCAAGCTGACCTCGTCATCACGAACGCTAACATCCGCACGATGGATGCCAAGCGGACGATCGCCAAATCGATCGCAATGCTCAACGGCAAGATCATTGCCATCGGTTCAGATGCCGATACGAGATCGCTGGTTGGTGCGAATACGCGCGTCATTGACGCCGGCGGCAAAACGATCGTTCCCGGATTCAACGATGCGCACGTGCATTTTATGGAAACCGGGTCGCAGCTTTCTTCGGTCGACCTGCGAGACGCCAAAACACCGGCGGAATTCGTAGCACGGATCAAAGCGTTCGCGGCAAAGCTGCCCAAGGGCCGCTGGATCTTGGGCGGAAAGTGGGACCATGAAAATTGGACGCCGAACGCACTCCCGACGGCCGCCCTGATAGATGCAGCAACTCCCGACAATCCCGTTTTTATCGATCGCCTTGACGGCCACATGGCACTCGCCAATAGTCTCGCGATGCGGCTTGCCGGTGTAAATAAAGAAACTAAAGAAGTTGACGGCGGTTTGATCGTGCGTGATGCATCCGGAAATCCGGCAGGCGTTTTCAAAGACGCGGCAATGTCGTACATCTATCGGGTGATTCCCGATTCGAGTTGGGACGAGAAAATGGAATTCGCCCAGGCGGCGACCGAGCACGCTGCGAGCCTCGGCATCACAAGCGTTACAGACGTTTCGGGTGGAACGGATGTCGGCGTTTATCAGGAATTGATCCGGCAGGGCAAGCTGAAAACCAGGATCTACGGCTGCTCGCCGCTTTCCGATTACCAACGCTGGGCACGCACGGGTGTTCGGTACGCATTCGGTTCAGCGATGCTGCGTGTAGGCTGCTTAAAGGGCTATGCGGATGGAAGCCTGGGCTCGACGACCGCGTGGCTTTTCGAGCCATACCTGGATGATCCAAAGACGTCAGGCCTGGCGGGCGAGGACATCCCAAAAACCGAGGAATATGTTAAAGCCGCCGATAAGGCCGGCCTGCAGATCAACATCCACGCCATTGGCGACAAGGCAAACGCAACGATCCTCGATATTTACGAAAAGGCCATTCAGGCAAATGGCCCACGCGACCGGCGTTTTCGCATCGAGCATTCGCAGCACCTTCGTCAGGAAGACATCAAGCGTTTCGGCAGTCTCAAGGTTGTGGCCTCGATGCAGCCATTCCATATCATCGACGACGGCCGCTGGGCATGGAAGCGGATCGATGAGAAGCGTTTAAAGGGAACTTATGCGTTTCGAACGCTGCTTGATACCGGTGCGGTTTTAGCGTTCGGCTCCGATTCGCCGGTCGCTCCGCTTAATCCGCTGTGGGGCGTTTACGCAGCAGTCACTCGCCGCACGCTTGACGACAAGAATCCGAACGGATGGATCCCGGAACAGAAGATCTCAGTTGATGAGGCGGTAAGATCGTTCACGTGGGGATCAGCATATGGTGAATTTCAGGACAGCTGGAAGGGAACTCTCGAGGTCGGGAAGCTTGGCGATTTGGTCATTTTGTCCGACGACATCTTTACTATCGATCCGCCTAAGATATGGAACGTCAAGGTTCTGAAAACCATCGTTGACGGCAAAGTTGTTTTTGAATCGAAATGA
- a CDS encoding energy transducer TonB translates to MRFLVLPLLFLCVLTSYAQSANETTWRTIVSKDNDFSVMLPGEIVVYNDKALDLVNISAGVPGVSFRVMFNRSSSGTAQLNYFKKVKEKEGFVGSQRSGPGFETGIYVAKKKIYRISLYFRTKAGFYSVDVLAKDDNDKHLAEFLGSIIVNMNRIAENKGTQPTPRSRISVEDLQTSQKIKDFQARKQSNAVRVVNGKQTIDQDVFYSEQLLILNKPRPRYDDRARMENVQGTVILQVEFKGTGDIGTVWVVSGPHLLHDVAIEAARKIKFLPAEIDGQTVDVIREVEYSFSIY, encoded by the coding sequence ATGAGATTTCTTGTACTTCCACTTCTTTTTCTTTGTGTTCTCACGTCGTACGCACAAAGTGCTAATGAAACGACGTGGAGGACAATAGTAAGTAAAGACAACGACTTCTCGGTCATGCTGCCCGGCGAGATCGTCGTTTATAACGACAAAGCCCTAGACCTCGTTAATATCTCGGCGGGTGTTCCGGGAGTTTCCTTCCGCGTAATGTTCAATCGATCCTCAAGCGGAACGGCCCAGTTGAACTACTTTAAAAAGGTCAAAGAGAAAGAAGGATTTGTCGGTTCACAACGCTCGGGCCCCGGTTTTGAAACAGGGATCTACGTAGCAAAAAAGAAGATCTACCGCATCTCTTTATACTTCAGAACGAAAGCGGGATTTTATTCGGTCGACGTCCTGGCTAAGGACGATAATGACAAACACCTTGCCGAGTTTCTGGGTTCGATAATAGTGAACATGAACCGGATCGCTGAAAATAAGGGAACGCAGCCAACGCCCCGATCCAGGATCTCGGTCGAAGACCTTCAAACAAGCCAGAAGATCAAAGATTTTCAGGCTCGCAAGCAGTCGAACGCGGTTCGCGTCGTGAACGGGAAACAAACGATCGATCAGGATGTTTTTTATTCTGAACAGCTTTTGATACTTAATAAGCCGCGTCCCCGATATGATGATCGAGCCAGAATGGAAAATGTGCAGGGCACTGTCATCTTACAGGTCGAGTTCAAGGGTACCGGCGACATTGGAACCGTCTGGGTGGTGTCGGGCCCGCACCTGCTTCATGACGTCGCTATCGAGGCGGCGAGAAAGATAAAGTTCCTTCCGGCTGAGATCGATGGACAAACTGTCGATGTCATCCGCGAAGTCGAGTACAGTTTCTCTATCTATTGA
- a CDS encoding amidohydrolase: MRCLFSQLILLVFPIIAAGQSPAELVITNANIRTMDVKRPTASAIAVSNARIIAVGSIDKIRELIGPGTKVIDANGKLVIPGFNDAHVHFTGVGNWFSHLEASNIKNEQELLDRVAHFTRFLPKGRWVLGAKLSSGSLPGRAVLDSVSSNNPVLIYLADPAFAFVNSAAFKLARIPTENIGSNYKEVGRDPKGRATGVVTGKALQLIRNSIPKDNATNWAEITEAASSYAASLGVTSVQDVHSDNLLATYHEMAKAGKLKTRIYECVGMSDWEKDKSIGLHAATGDEMVRGGCVKTFSDGSSDERGELGARIAKADKAGMQIMVHAIGARANKNTIDAFEFAASKNGKRDRRFRVEHARNISAGDIARLSRSSIIASMQPALFYRDGDAGDNYPFIFRSRAKVAFGSDASMIDIDPLAGIHAAVNSRSGSVSVETAVSAYTIGSAYAEFQENQKGTISVGKLADLIVLSDDIFRMRSDDIRNAKVLMTIMNGTVVYDANCYIERRSGCEN, translated from the coding sequence ATGCGTTGCCTATTCAGCCAGCTGATCCTGCTCGTGTTTCCGATAATTGCTGCGGGACAGTCGCCCGCAGAATTGGTCATTACAAATGCGAATATTCGCACGATGGATGTAAAGAGGCCGACTGCATCGGCCATAGCGGTTTCCAATGCGAGGATCATTGCCGTGGGCTCGATCGATAAGATCCGGGAGCTTATCGGGCCGGGTACGAAGGTCATTGATGCCAATGGCAAACTGGTTATTCCGGGGTTCAATGACGCTCATGTGCATTTTACGGGCGTTGGAAACTGGTTCTCACACCTCGAAGCATCGAATATCAAAAACGAGCAGGAACTGCTCGACCGCGTCGCTCATTTCACCCGCTTTCTGCCAAAAGGGCGTTGGGTTCTCGGCGCAAAACTCTCTTCTGGTTCATTGCCGGGCCGAGCAGTTCTTGATTCGGTCAGCTCCAACAATCCGGTGTTGATATATTTGGCCGATCCCGCATTCGCATTCGTAAATTCCGCTGCCTTCAAACTTGCTCGAATTCCCACTGAAAATATTGGTTCAAACTACAAAGAAGTCGGTCGTGATCCCAAGGGCCGGGCGACAGGTGTCGTAACCGGGAAGGCATTGCAGCTCATCCGAAATTCGATACCAAAAGATAATGCCACCAACTGGGCTGAGATAACCGAAGCCGCAAGCAGCTACGCCGCATCGCTTGGCGTGACGAGTGTGCAGGACGTGCATTCAGACAACCTGCTCGCTACATATCACGAAATGGCGAAAGCCGGAAAGCTGAAGACCCGCATCTATGAATGTGTCGGCATGAGCGATTGGGAAAAGGACAAATCGATCGGGCTCCATGCGGCGACGGGCGACGAGATGGTTCGCGGCGGCTGCGTCAAAACTTTTTCCGATGGCAGCAGCGACGAACGCGGCGAACTCGGAGCTCGTATTGCAAAAGCCGACAAGGCAGGAATGCAGATCATGGTGCATGCCATCGGGGCACGAGCGAATAAAAACACGATCGACGCATTCGAATTTGCTGCATCTAAGAATGGAAAGCGTGACCGCCGTTTTCGCGTCGAGCATGCTCGAAATATCTCGGCAGGTGACATAGCCAGGCTTTCGCGATCGTCGATCATTGCTTCGATGCAGCCGGCATTGTTTTACCGCGATGGTGATGCGGGTGATAACTATCCGTTCATTTTTCGCTCGCGAGCAAAGGTGGCTTTCGGCTCGGATGCATCGATGATCGACATCGATCCTTTGGCGGGTATCCACGCGGCGGTTAATTCTCGTTCAGGCTCGGTGTCGGTCGAAACGGCAGTTTCAGCCTACACGATCGGCTCGGCCTATGCGGAGTTTCAGGAAAATCAGAAGGGGACGATCTCTGTCGGCAAACTTGCGGATCTAATTGTTCTTTCCGACGATATTTTCAGGATGCGTTCGGACGATATCAGGAACGCCAAGGTCCTTATGACGATCATGAACGGGACGGTCGTTTATGACGCAAATTGTTACATCGAGCGGCGTTCTGGCTGCGAAAACTGA
- a CDS encoding DUF4920 domain-containing protein, producing the protein MKKLVILTSLILAFTLGAFAQEKMEKGKPTDKDKTEAIPTTSYMKRGAAIGSAQKVSLAKVLADPTKFSGKLVRVEGVIVRSCKTEGCWAELAPKKDGKSVRVKMKDHAFFIPLESAGALARAEGVLTVKVLSKEEVDHMINDDGAKFPNRNSDGSVSEISFEATGIELKKASK; encoded by the coding sequence ATGAAAAAACTTGTAATTTTGACCAGCCTGATCCTTGCGTTCACACTCGGAGCTTTTGCTCAGGAAAAGATGGAAAAGGGCAAACCGACCGACAAAGACAAAACCGAAGCGATCCCGACGACCAGCTACATGAAGCGCGGTGCGGCCATAGGTTCTGCACAGAAAGTCTCGCTCGCTAAGGTCCTCGCGGATCCGACGAAATTCTCTGGCAAACTTGTTCGCGTTGAAGGCGTTATCGTTCGTTCGTGCAAGACCGAAGGCTGCTGGGCTGAACTCGCGCCAAAGAAAGACGGCAAGAGCGTTCGCGTCAAGATGAAAGACCACGCGTTCTTCATCCCGCTCGAATCCGCAGGAGCTTTGGCTCGTGCTGAAGGCGTTCTCACGGTCAAAGTGCTCTCGAAGGAAGAGGTCGATCACATGATCAACGACGACGGAGCGAAATTCCCGAATCGTAATTCGGATGGTTCAGTAAGCGAAATTTCGTTCGAAGCGACTGGTATTGAGTTGAAGAAAGCTTCGAAGTAA
- a CDS encoding DUF4926 domain-containing protein, translating to MKKPEMFDSVALIEDLPEAGLVRGNMGAIVESYHDGEAYEVEFVDTDGQTYGLLALRPEQFIVLHRSSMEKIAA from the coding sequence ATGAAAAAACCTGAAATGTTTGATTCGGTTGCATTGATCGAGGACCTTCCCGAAGCGGGTTTAGTGCGTGGGAATATGGGGGCGATCGTTGAGAGCTATCACGATGGCGAGGCTTACGAGGTTGAATTTGTCGATACCGACGGGCAAACGTACGGCCTGCTGGCTTTGCGGCCAGAGCAGTTCATTGTGCTTCATAGAAGTTCTATGGAAAAGATTGCAGCCTGA
- the dusB gene encoding tRNA dihydrouridine synthase DusB: protein MKPFKIRNIEINPPLILSPMAGVTDYTFRRLIKRRGGVGLVVSEFISVEGLTRGNPKSKRQMRFDEEERPYAVQIFGGKPDRMAMGAEMAEEIGADILDVNCGCPAPKVVKNGGGSGLLRDPQLLENILKEIKKTITIPLTLKLRTGYSESTINVVDVAKMAEQCGVEHIQVHGRTREQGYKGLANWDLIRQVKEAVSIPVSGNGDITTIEYGMTKWRETGTDGILIGRGAMQNPWIFRQFQDVIEGREPYQPDLNEKKHVLLEFFSMCREEMPEIVSLGKMKQLAGQFTKGLVGGAQFRQTLYHSHSADEILDNITTYFEALERSQTFGDGHVEADADRDLIIDSCDAGAGNPYQMPSELIASTAAN from the coding sequence ATGAAACCCTTTAAGATCCGCAATATCGAAATAAACCCGCCGCTCATACTTTCACCAATGGCGGGGGTTACTGACTACACCTTCCGCCGCTTGATAAAGCGGCGGGGAGGTGTGGGTTTGGTCGTTTCTGAGTTTATTTCGGTCGAGGGACTCACACGGGGGAATCCCAAATCGAAACGTCAGATGCGTTTTGATGAAGAGGAGCGTCCCTACGCCGTGCAGATATTTGGCGGAAAGCCGGACCGAATGGCGATGGGAGCCGAGATGGCTGAGGAGATCGGTGCAGATATTCTCGATGTAAATTGCGGGTGTCCGGCTCCGAAGGTCGTAAAGAATGGCGGCGGTTCCGGATTGCTTCGCGACCCGCAATTGCTCGAGAACATTCTGAAAGAGATCAAAAAAACGATTACGATCCCGCTGACGCTAAAGCTGCGAACCGGTTATTCGGAATCGACGATCAATGTGGTCGATGTTGCGAAGATGGCCGAGCAGTGCGGCGTCGAACACATTCAGGTGCATGGACGAACGCGGGAACAGGGCTATAAGGGCCTCGCAAATTGGGATCTGATCAGGCAGGTGAAGGAAGCTGTGAGCATTCCGGTATCGGGCAACGGCGATATCACGACGATCGAATACGGAATGACCAAATGGCGTGAGACCGGGACCGACGGCATTCTGATCGGCCGCGGTGCGATGCAGAATCCGTGGATCTTTCGCCAATTCCAGGACGTCATCGAGGGCCGCGAGCCATATCAGCCGGATCTCAACGAGAAAAAGCACGTTCTGCTTGAATTCTTCTCAATGTGCCGCGAGGAAATGCCTGAGATCGTCAGCCTGGGCAAAATGAAGCAGCTCGCCGGGCAGTTCACGAAAGGCCTGGTCGGCGGTGCCCAGTTTCGCCAAACGCTTTACCATTCGCATTCGGCAGATGAGATCCTCGATAATATCACGACCTATTTCGAAGCTCTCGAGCGAAGTCAGACGTTCGGCGATGGCCATGTGGAAGCTGATGCTGATCGTGATCTGATAATAGATTCGTGCGACGCCGGCGCTGGAAATCCGTATCAGATGCCATCGGAACTGATTGCATCAACTGCCGCGAATTAG
- a CDS encoding peptidyl-prolyl cis-trans isomerase, whose translation MKYLRQLFFVSLAALMLSIPVFSQETQTKVVDEVVAQVNDGVITLSRVKRESRGIVDSYVQEGKSREDAQKLVDEKQGELIASLINEELLVQKAKENGLDSNIEASLNQRFREIMKQYDLKTVEELYAQMEKSGVDPKQIREDWRKQATRDRVIEKEVQMKVYWAANGKELKDYFEKNKSKFTTPETVSFSEIFLGFAGRDEKTVREKAKEIAAQLKAGGNWDKIAKETSDPGVITNGTGKAEKLKVKDLVEVISKPIAGLKTGEYTSPFDVEQLGVVILRIDERQQASSESVFDENAVRMAIMSEKVPDEQKRFMAKLRENSYIKIADAYRPLVAPILFADERKDKPTK comes from the coding sequence ATGAAATATTTAAGGCAGCTATTTTTTGTATCGCTCGCAGCTCTGATGCTGAGCATTCCGGTATTCTCGCAGGAAACGCAAACGAAGGTTGTTGACGAGGTCGTCGCACAGGTAAATGACGGCGTTATAACGCTCTCGCGCGTAAAACGCGAGTCGAGGGGCATTGTCGACAGCTACGTGCAGGAAGGCAAATCTCGCGAAGACGCGCAAAAGTTGGTTGACGAAAAGCAGGGCGAGTTGATCGCAAGTTTGATCAACGAAGAACTCCTCGTACAGAAAGCCAAGGAAAACGGTTTGGACAGTAATATCGAGGCGAGCCTCAATCAGCGGTTCCGCGAGATCATGAAGCAATACGATCTGAAAACCGTTGAGGAGTTGTATGCCCAGATGGAAAAAAGCGGCGTCGATCCGAAACAGATCCGTGAGGACTGGAGAAAACAGGCGACCCGCGACCGCGTTATCGAGAAAGAAGTCCAGATGAAGGTTTACTGGGCGGCAAACGGTAAGGAATTAAAAGACTATTTTGAAAAGAACAAGTCCAAATTCACGACGCCCGAGACCGTTTCTTTCAGTGAGATCTTCTTAGGGTTTGCCGGCCGCGACGAGAAAACGGTCCGTGAAAAGGCGAAAGAGATCGCGGCTCAGCTGAAAGCCGGCGGAAACTGGGACAAGATCGCTAAAGAAACCTCTGATCCCGGCGTGATCACCAACGGTACCGGAAAGGCCGAAAAACTTAAGGTAAAAGACCTTGTCGAAGTTATCTCAAAACCGATCGCGGGCCTCAAAACCGGAGAATACACTTCACCGTTCGACGTTGAGCAGCTCGGTGTCGTGATCCTTCGCATCGATGAACGTCAGCAAGCGAGTTCGGAATCGGTCTTCGACGAGAATGCCGTAAGAATGGCGATAATGAGTGAGAAGGTTCCCGATGAACAAAAGCGTTTTATGGCCAAACTTCGCGAGAATTCGTACATCAAGATCGCCGACGCTTATCGCCCGCTCGTTGCACCGATCCTTTTCGCCGATGAACGAAAGGACAAGCCAACAAAGTAA